In Zingiber officinale cultivar Zhangliang chromosome 1A, Zo_v1.1, whole genome shotgun sequence, a genomic segment contains:
- the LOC122027988 gene encoding subtilisin-like protease SBT1.7 has product MKERAAMAPLRFYFFLSLLGCFCDCSISLAELRKKTYIVHMAKAQMPAAFAEHSRWYDASLRSVSDTAEVLYTYDTVAHGFCARLTPAEARALEDLPGVLAVHPEVRYELHTTRTPEFLHLDRTDALIPQSNTESDVIVGVLDTGVWPESRSYDDAGLGPVPASWRGECVEAKDFTAAACNRKLVGAQFFSKGYEAATNPIDESKESKSPRDDDGHGTHTSSTAAGSTVAGANLLGYAAGTARGMSTRARIAVYKVCWLGGCFSSDILAAMDKAVDDGCGVLSLSLGGGTTDYFRDSIAIGAFNAVAKGVVVSCSAGNGGPSSSTLSNEAPWITTVGAGTIDRDFPAYAVLGDGKNITGVSLYSGKPLSSSPYPFIYAGNATNATNGNLCMQGTLLPDKVSGKIVLCDRGINARVQKGFVVRDAGGAGMILANSAANGEELVADAHILPATGVGQRDGDVIKSYLFSDPNPTATIAIGGTKVGITPSPVVAAFSSRGPSAITPDILKPDIIAPGVNILAAWTGKVGPTGQAADRRQTDFNIISGTSMSCPHISGLAALLKGAYSDWSPSAIKSALMTTSYSVYPNGDKIFDVATGRAATPFDLGAGHVDPPKALDPGLVYDITTDDYIDFLCALNYTMLQIQAVSRQRNVTCDSKTIYSVSDLNYPSFSVAFETASGAGGGGSSKTTTVKHKRTLTNVGAPGTYKATVSAPEEVSVEVYPQELSFASSGERKSYTVSFSAASQPSGSAAFGRLVWSDGQHVVACPLAFTWT; this is encoded by the coding sequence atgaaggagagagcggccATGGCTCCCCTCCGCTTCTACTTCTTCCTCTCCTTGCTCGGCTGCTTCTGCGACTGTTCGATTTCTCTTGCAGAGCTCAGGAAGAAGACTTACATAGTCCACATGGCCAAGGCACAGATGCCGGCGGCCTTCGCAGAGCACAGTCGCTGGTATGACGCTTCGCTGCGCTCGGTATCCGACACCGCTGAGGTACTCTACACATATGACACCGTCGCCCACGGATTCTGCGCCCGGCTCACCCCCGCGGAGGCGCGCGCGCTCGAGGACCTCCCCGGTGTGCTCGCAGTCCACCCCGAGGTTCGCTATGAGCTCCACACCACCCGTACGCCGGAGTTCCTCCACCTCGACCGCACCGACGCGCTGATACCGCAATCCAACACCGAGAGCGACGTCATCGTCGGGGTGTTGGACACCGGCGTCTGGCCCGAGAGCAGGAGCTACGATGACGCCGGGCTCGGCCCCGTCCCCGCGAGCTGGAGGGGTGAGTGCGTGGAAGCGAAGGACTTCACGGCCGCCGCTTGTAACCGTAAGCTGGTCGGTGCCCAGTTCTTCTCCAAGGGGTATGAGGCCGCCACGAATCCGATTGACGAGTCCAAGGAGTCGAAGTCGCCACGCGACGACGACGGCCACGGCACACACACCTCTTCCACCGCCGCTGGATCCACCGTCGCCGGAGCCAATCTGCTGGGCTACGCCGCCGGCACCGCCCGCGGCATGTCGACTCGCGCACGCATCGCCGTATACAAGGTCTGCTGGCTCGGCGGGTGCTTCAGCTCCGACATACTCGCCGCCATGGACAAGGCCGTGGATGACGGGTGCGGTGTCCTTTCGCTGTCCCTTGGCGGCGGCACGACGGACTATTTTCGCGACAGCATAGCCATCGGAGCCTTCAATGCCGTGGCTAAAGGGGTTGTGGTGTCTTGCTCCGCAGGCAATGGCGGCCCCTCTAGTTCCACCCTCTCCAACGAGGCGCCGTGGATCACCACCGTTGGAGCCGGCACGATCGACCGCGACTTCCCCGCCTACGCTGTGCTCGGAGACGGAAAGAACATAACCGGTGTCTCTCTCTACAGCGGAAAGCCTCTGTCTTCCTCGCCCTACCCCTTCATTTACGCCGGGAACGCCACCAATGCCACCAACGGCAATCTCTGTATGCAGGGAACGCTTCTCCCGGACAAGGTTTCGGGAAAAATCGTCCTATGCGATCGCGGCATCAATGCGCGCGTTCAGAAGGGTTTCGTCGTGAGGGACGCCGGAGGAGCCGGTATGATCCTGGCCAACTCCGCTGCCAACGGGGAGGAGCTCGTTGCCGATGCACACATCCTCCCAGCCACTGGCGTCGGGCAAAGGGATGGGGACGTCATCAAGTCCTACCTTTTCTCAGATCCGAACCCGACGGCCACAATCGCGATCGGCGGAACCAAGGTTGGCATCACGCCGTCGCCGGTGGTGGCTGCGTTCTCCTCTCGCGGGCCGAGCGCCATCACTCCCGACATCCTGAAGCCGGACATCATCGCACCTGGGGTGAACATCCTTGCCGCCTGGACGGGGAAGGTCGGGCCGACGGGGCAGGCGGCAGATCGGCGGCAAACGGATTTCAACATCATCTCCGGCACCTCCATGTCGTGCCCCCACATCAGCGGCCTGGCAgcgctcctcaagggggcatacTCGGACTGGAGCCCTAGCGCCATCAAATCGGCCCTCATGACCACCAGCTACTCCGTTTACCCTAACGGCGACAAAATCTTCGACGTCGCCACCGGCCGCGCGGCCACGCCCTTCGATTTAGGGGCCGGCCACGTGGATCCACCCAAAGCTCTCGACCCTGGCCTCGTCTACGACATAACCACCGACGACTACATCGACTTCCTATGCGCCCTCAATTACACGATGCTCCAGATTCAGGCCGTCTCCCGGCAGCGAAACGTCACCTGCGACAGCAAGACGATCTACTCGGTGTCTGATCTCAACTACCCCTCGTTCTCGGTGGCATTCGAGACGGCGAGTGGCGCGGGAGGCGGCGGCTCATCGAAGACGACAACGGTGAAGCACAAGCGCACGCTGACCAACGTGGGGGCGCCGGGGACATACAAGGCGACAGTATCGGCCCCGGAAGAGGTGAGTGTGGAGGTGTATCCGCAGGAGTTGAGTTTCGCGAGCTCGGGGGAGAGGAAGAGCTACACGGTGAGCTTCTCCGCGGCGTCGCAGCCGTCAGGCTCCGCCGCGTTCGGCCGCCTCGTGTGGTCCGACGGGCAGCACGTGGTCGCCTGCCCTTTGGCATTCACGTGGACTTAA